In the Streptomyces sp. cg36 genome, one interval contains:
- the tyrS gene encoding tyrosine--tRNA ligase: MTDIVDELQWRGLIALSTDEDALRKAFADGPVTFYCGFDPTAPSLHLGNLVQILTMRRIQQAGNRPLGLVGGATGLIGDPKPNSERTLNAPEVVAGWVERLRGQIERFLDFEGPYAATMVNNLDWTSGLSAIDFLRDVGKYFRVNKMIAKEAVARRLNSDAGISYTEFSYQILQGMDYLELYRRHGCVLQTGGSDQWGNLTAGTDLIHRVAPEAEVHALATPLITKADGTKFGKTESGTVWLDPERTTPYAFYQFWLNADDRDVSKFLRIFSFKSREEIEELEKLTEERPQARAAQRALAEELTTLVHGADQCAAVVAASKALFGQGELAELDAPTLAAALSELPRAEVAELGLVVDLFAEVELVASKSAARRTVKEGGAYVNNAKVTSEDAVVTADDLLHGRWLVLRRGKKNLAAIEVKGA; encoded by the coding sequence GTGACGGACATCGTCGATGAGCTGCAGTGGCGCGGGCTGATCGCCCTCTCCACTGACGAGGACGCACTGCGCAAGGCGTTCGCGGACGGCCCCGTCACGTTCTATTGCGGCTTCGACCCGACCGCGCCCAGCCTGCACCTGGGCAATCTGGTCCAGATCCTGACCATGCGCCGGATCCAGCAGGCGGGCAACCGTCCGCTGGGTCTGGTCGGCGGGGCCACCGGTCTGATCGGCGACCCCAAGCCGAACTCGGAGCGCACGCTGAACGCGCCCGAGGTCGTCGCGGGCTGGGTCGAGCGGCTGCGCGGCCAGATCGAGCGCTTCCTCGACTTCGAGGGCCCGTACGCCGCGACCATGGTCAACAACCTGGACTGGACGTCGGGCCTGTCGGCCATCGACTTCCTGCGGGACGTCGGCAAGTACTTCCGGGTCAACAAGATGATCGCCAAGGAGGCGGTCGCGCGCCGGCTGAACTCGGACGCGGGCATCAGCTACACCGAGTTCAGCTACCAGATCCTCCAGGGCATGGACTACCTGGAGCTGTACCGCCGGCACGGCTGCGTCCTGCAGACCGGCGGCAGCGACCAGTGGGGCAACCTCACCGCGGGCACCGACCTGATCCACCGGGTCGCCCCGGAGGCCGAGGTGCACGCGCTGGCCACCCCGCTGATCACCAAGGCGGACGGCACCAAGTTCGGCAAGACGGAGTCCGGCACGGTCTGGCTGGACCCCGAGCGCACCACGCCGTACGCGTTCTACCAGTTCTGGCTGAACGCGGACGACCGTGACGTCTCCAAGTTCCTGCGGATCTTCAGCTTCAAGTCCCGCGAGGAGATCGAGGAGCTGGAGAAGCTCACCGAGGAGCGTCCGCAGGCGCGGGCCGCGCAGCGCGCGCTGGCCGAGGAGCTGACCACGCTGGTGCACGGCGCCGACCAGTGCGCGGCGGTCGTCGCCGCGTCGAAGGCGCTGTTCGGCCAGGGCGAGCTGGCGGAGCTGGACGCTCCGACGCTGGCCGCGGCGCTCTCCGAGCTGCCGCGCGCCGAGGTCGCCGAGCTCGGCCTGGTGGTGGACCTGTTCGCCGAGGTGGAGCTGGTGGCGAGCAAGTCGGCGGCCCGGCGCACCGTGAAGGAGGGCGGGGCCTACGTGAACAACGCGAAGGTGACGTCCGAGGACGCGGTGGTCACGGCCGACGATCTGCTGCACGGCCGCTGGCTGGTGCTGCGCCGGGGCAAGAAGAACCTGGCGGCGATCGAGGTCAAGGGCGCCTGA